The following proteins are encoded in a genomic region of Pseudomonas sp. Os17:
- a CDS encoding L,D-transpeptidase family protein has product MRWLLALLCCSVVTLSQASTVETLDGKVIEKVLVLKSAHQLQLINGGKPLKTYRISLGKKPKGPKLMEGDKRTPEGLYWLDWRKTSDRYNLAMHISYPNITDAARSRREGVNPGGMIMIHGTPDTEEFPEQYFHTLDWTDGCIAMRNVDMREVWGLVKDGTLIEIRP; this is encoded by the coding sequence ATGCGCTGGTTGCTTGCCCTGCTGTGCTGTTCCGTCGTCACTCTGTCTCAGGCCTCCACGGTAGAAACCCTGGACGGCAAGGTCATCGAAAAGGTCCTGGTGCTCAAATCCGCCCATCAACTGCAGTTGATCAATGGCGGCAAGCCACTGAAAACCTACCGGATTTCCCTGGGCAAGAAGCCCAAGGGGCCCAAGCTCATGGAAGGCGATAAACGCACCCCGGAAGGCCTCTACTGGCTCGACTGGCGCAAGACCAGCGACCGCTACAACCTGGCCATGCACATCTCCTACCCGAACATCACCGATGCCGCCCGCTCGCGTCGCGAAGGGGTCAATCCCGGCGGCATGATCATGATCCACGGCACCCCGGACACCGAAGAGTTTCCCGAGCAGTACTTCCACACCCTGGACTGGACCGATGGCTGCATCGCCATGCGCAACGTCGACATGCGCGAAGTCTGGGGCCTGGTGAAAGACGGCACGCTGATCGAAATCCGCCCTTAA